A DNA window from Pseudodesulfovibrio thermohalotolerans contains the following coding sequences:
- a CDS encoding acylphosphatase, translating into MLSYTCIVEGKVTGGNFQSWVQSTAQRLGLKGWVRNIADRKAEILLQGEAAQYAAFREHLRTEAPIVDKIEISCNAIDHDKTYDVFEIRG; encoded by the coding sequence ATGCTGAGCTACACTTGTATCGTCGAAGGCAAGGTCACCGGAGGCAACTTCCAGTCATGGGTCCAGAGCACCGCCCAACGCCTGGGACTCAAGGGCTGGGTGCGGAACATCGCCGATCGCAAGGCCGAAATCCTGCTGCAGGGAGAAGCGGCGCAGTACGCGGCCTTCCGTGAACACCTCAGGACCGAGGCCCCCATCGTGGACAAGATCGAGATCTCCTGCAACGCCATCGACCACGACAAGACGTACGACGTATTTGAAATCCGGGGCTGA
- a CDS encoding FmdB family zinc ribbon protein produces MPIYEYQCNSCHTVFEEWQSGFEEHEMRCPECGGESKKLISHSSFHLKGGGWYADGYGGTSAGNKPGEAQSPADDGGSEASAKPQAAPACPAKADTSSAGSAS; encoded by the coding sequence ATGCCTATCTACGAATACCAATGCAATTCCTGCCACACCGTGTTCGAGGAGTGGCAGTCCGGGTTCGAAGAACACGAAATGCGCTGTCCCGAGTGCGGAGGCGAGTCCAAGAAACTCATTTCCCACTCTTCCTTTCATCTGAAGGGAGGCGGCTGGTACGCCGACGGTTATGGCGGAACGAGCGCCGGGAACAAGCCCGGCGAAGCTCAATCGCCCGCCGACGACGGCGGATCCGAGGCCTCGGCCAAGCCGCAAGCGGCCCCGGCTTGTCCCGCCAAGGCGGATACATCGAGCGCAGGTTCAGCGTCCTAA
- the purB gene encoding adenylosuccinate lyase: MLERYSRPEMRALWTLENKFRVWLEVELAVVRAWTEMGKVPQDACDEIHEKADFDVDRILEIEQTTKHDVIAFLSAVEEKVGPSSRYIHLGCTSSDIVDTANGLLLTRAGAIISKGIDRILEVLKGLAYKHKGLICMGRTHGIHAEPTTYGLKFTGFYAEFARHKVRFEAARENIRVGKLSGAVGTFAHSGPELEERTCAALGLAPDPHSTQIVQRDRYAQLFTALAMLAGGIERLGLELRHLQRTEVSEVEEGFTKGQKGSSAMPHKKNPISAENLCGLARVIRSNSLAAMENQALWHERDISHSSVERVIMPDTTALIDYMLHRMAGVLERLVVKEDVIERNLLSSFGLFYSQRVLNKLIDTGLKRQEAYEMVQRVAMRCWENRVQFEDEVRNDPEVKKHLGSNELDEAFDPSYYKRYEDVVFNRVFEG; the protein is encoded by the coding sequence ATGCTTGAACGGTATTCCCGTCCGGAGATGCGGGCGTTGTGGACCCTGGAGAACAAGTTCCGGGTCTGGCTTGAGGTTGAATTGGCGGTGGTCCGGGCCTGGACTGAAATGGGCAAGGTCCCGCAGGACGCCTGCGACGAGATTCACGAGAAGGCGGATTTCGACGTCGACCGTATCCTGGAGATCGAACAGACCACCAAGCATGACGTCATCGCATTTCTGTCCGCCGTCGAGGAAAAGGTCGGGCCGAGCTCCCGCTACATCCATCTGGGATGCACCTCCTCCGACATCGTCGACACGGCCAACGGGCTGCTCTTGACCCGCGCCGGGGCGATCATTTCCAAAGGCATCGACCGCATCCTTGAGGTGCTCAAGGGGCTCGCCTACAAGCACAAGGGCCTGATCTGCATGGGCCGGACCCACGGTATCCACGCCGAGCCGACCACCTACGGCTTGAAATTCACCGGCTTCTACGCCGAATTCGCCCGCCACAAGGTCCGTTTCGAGGCGGCCCGCGAGAATATTCGCGTGGGCAAGCTCTCCGGCGCGGTGGGCACCTTCGCCCATTCCGGCCCTGAGCTTGAGGAGCGCACCTGCGCCGCGCTTGGTCTCGCGCCGGACCCGCATTCCACCCAGATCGTGCAGCGCGACCGCTATGCCCAGCTCTTCACCGCCCTGGCCATGCTGGCCGGTGGCATCGAACGGCTCGGCCTTGAGCTGCGCCATCTGCAGCGTACCGAGGTCTCCGAGGTCGAGGAAGGCTTCACCAAGGGCCAGAAGGGCTCCTCCGCCATGCCGCACAAGAAGAACCCCATCTCCGCCGAGAACCTTTGCGGCCTGGCCCGGGTTATCCGCTCCAACTCTCTTGCGGCCATGGAAAACCAGGCCCTGTGGCACGAGCGCGACATTTCCCACTCCTCCGTGGAGCGGGTCATCATGCCGGACACCACCGCGCTCATCGACTACATGCTGCATCGCATGGCCGGAGTCCTGGAACGGCTGGTGGTCAAGGAGGATGTCATCGAGCGGAACCTGCTGAGCTCCTTCGGCCTCTTCTACTCCCAGCGCGTCCTGAACAAGCTCATCGACACCGGCCTGAAGCGGCAGGAGGCCTACGAGATGGTTCAGCGCGTGGCCATGCGCTGCTGGGAAAATCGCGTCCAGTTCGAAGACGAGGTGCGTAACGACCCGGAAGTTAAGAAACATCTCGGTTCCAACGAACTTGACGAAGCTTTTGACCCTTCGTATTACAAACGCTATGAAGACGTGGTTTTCAATCGCGTCTTTGAAGGATAA
- the pyrE gene encoding orotate phosphoribosyltransferase gives MTELKSRLARLLLKLSYKEGDFTLTSGKKSDYYFDCKQTALNAEGGYLIGRLFVEMLKNYEVQGVGGMTLGADPLVSAVTVVSFLEERPLPGFIIRKKSKGHGTNQYLEGLANFSEGDKVVLLEDVCTTGGTLITAAERVRDAGLEIVGVLAVLDREEGGRERLKEAGLELGAIFTRQELLAAGK, from the coding sequence ATGACGGAACTCAAATCGCGGCTGGCAAGGCTTCTGCTCAAGCTCTCCTACAAGGAAGGCGACTTCACGCTGACCTCGGGAAAGAAGAGCGATTATTACTTCGACTGCAAGCAGACCGCGCTCAATGCCGAGGGCGGCTACCTCATCGGGCGGCTCTTCGTCGAGATGCTCAAGAATTACGAAGTGCAGGGCGTGGGCGGCATGACCCTCGGGGCCGACCCGCTGGTCTCGGCCGTGACCGTGGTGTCCTTCCTGGAAGAGCGGCCGCTGCCGGGTTTCATCATCCGCAAGAAGTCCAAGGGCCACGGCACCAACCAGTACCTTGAAGGACTGGCCAACTTCAGCGAGGGCGACAAGGTTGTTCTGCTGGAGGACGTTTGCACCACCGGCGGCACGCTGATAACCGCCGCCGAGCGCGTGCGGGATGCCGGTCTTGAGATTGTCGGTGTGCTGGCCGTCCTCGATCGCGAGGAAGGCGGCCGGGAGCGGCTGAAGGAGGCCGGGCTGGAGCTCGGCGCCATCTTCACCCGCCAGGAGCTGCTGGCCGCGGGGAAATAG
- a CDS encoding L,D-transpeptidase family protein → MRVALIVLTLIMSATTALAGGWTPLLSSHSYGPERIIAVDKRAQELIVLERKSPLHEVRRFPCTTGQSLGDKAVEGDMRTPEGVYFVGRRINRKLDWNLYGNIAYSLNYPNPIDRIKGKTGSGIWLHGRGKTFLPRDTLGCVALKVPDMKNVALDAAYGTPVVIADDVDWTPEPGESEVTAMTLVKTLQEWARDWGAKDEAFFSYYDAPLLKMSEGLDFDGFEAHKRNIFSAQPWIHVMVDNVRAIPGPGYWVTWFDQYYRTRGLASTTGKRFYWVQDEQGRWRIAGREYVPVTEELDDKYLSVKTGEAVELVEKWREAWLAADVAAYGSFYEPNADQGGRRGAADIVDYKKTLWAKKPPVRLEIDDLKVALHPMGLKVAFVQVFADAGGYEDRGRKTLILVPEGDSWKIDSEQWRRMR, encoded by the coding sequence ATGCGGGTAGCACTCATCGTCCTGACACTCATTATGTCCGCGACAACGGCCCTGGCCGGGGGTTGGACGCCGTTGCTTTCCTCCCATTCCTACGGGCCGGAACGAATCATCGCCGTGGACAAGCGAGCCCAGGAACTGATCGTGCTCGAACGCAAGTCGCCCTTGCACGAGGTGCGGCGTTTCCCCTGCACCACGGGCCAATCCCTGGGCGACAAGGCCGTTGAGGGCGACATGCGCACCCCCGAGGGCGTCTATTTCGTCGGTCGACGGATCAACCGCAAGCTGGATTGGAACCTGTACGGCAACATCGCCTATTCCTTGAACTATCCCAACCCCATCGATCGCATCAAGGGCAAGACCGGCTCGGGCATCTGGTTGCACGGCAGGGGCAAGACCTTCCTGCCGCGCGACACGCTCGGCTGCGTGGCGCTCAAGGTCCCGGACATGAAGAACGTGGCCCTGGACGCGGCCTACGGCACTCCGGTGGTCATTGCCGACGACGTCGACTGGACCCCGGAGCCGGGCGAAAGCGAGGTCACGGCCATGACCCTGGTGAAGACCCTCCAAGAATGGGCCCGTGACTGGGGCGCCAAGGACGAGGCGTTCTTCTCCTATTACGACGCCCCGCTCCTCAAGATGTCCGAGGGGCTCGATTTCGATGGCTTCGAGGCGCACAAGCGCAACATCTTCTCCGCCCAGCCGTGGATACACGTCATGGTGGACAACGTCAGGGCCATTCCCGGCCCGGGCTACTGGGTGACCTGGTTCGACCAGTATTACCGGACCAGGGGGCTGGCCTCCACCACGGGCAAGCGGTTCTACTGGGTGCAGGATGAACAGGGCCGCTGGCGCATCGCCGGACGCGAGTACGTTCCGGTCACGGAAGAGCTCGACGACAAGTACCTGTCCGTCAAAACGGGCGAGGCCGTGGAGCTGGTGGAGAAGTGGCGCGAGGCGTGGCTTGCCGCCGATGTGGCCGCATACGGGAGTTTCTACGAGCCGAACGCCGACCAGGGAGGCCGTCGCGGGGCGGCTGATATTGTCGATTACAAAAAGACGTTGTGGGCCAAGAAGCCTCCTGTTAGATTGGAAATTGATGACCTGAAAGTCGCTTTGCATCCCATGGGGCTCAAGGTGGCCTTTGTCCAGGTTTTCGCCGATGCCGGGGGGTATGAGGACAGGGGCCGCAAGACCCTGATCCTGGTGCCCGAAGGCGATTCCTGGAAAATCGACAGTGAGCAGTGGAGACGGATGAGATGA